The Lathyrus oleraceus cultivar Zhongwan6 chromosome 5, CAAS_Psat_ZW6_1.0, whole genome shotgun sequence genome includes the window TTATGATGGAACAGTTCCAACATGGCAACAAGATTTGTGACGTAAGCGGTCTATTATTCCTTAAGTTCCTTTTCTCTTTTAATTTAAATTCATGACGTCTTTATTTAATTGATACTTCTACTGTTAGGAAATTGAGCTTAACAAATCACAGTGGAGTGCACTTTTTAAGCCATATGTCTTTTTTGAGGCATACAAAAACTATTTACAAGTAGACATAGTTGCGTTAGATGCTGATGATTTACTTTTATGGAGGGGTTGGGTAGAATCCCGACTGAGACAGCTAACCTTGAAGGTATATTCTTGTCAATCTTTTATGAGACTCTTCCTTGTCTGGATTTAATCTATGTCTCATGTCTGCATTTATTTGTTGAAGATGTTTGATCTGAACATCTTAACAAATTGTTTTATTTATGTCTGTATATGAAATACATGCTTTCAATTGTCTATGAGCAGATAGAGCGAGACACACATGGGATGCTGCAGTGTCATCCTTATCCACACGAGTATGCAGATGCGTCCAAGCCTTGTCCGCATTCTGCATTTTTCATGGGCTTGCAAAGAAAAGAGGGAGTAAGAGGTCAAGAAGGTCAGCAATTTGACATACGTGGAACGGTTGACGAATTCAGACAAGAAATTAGTATGTACGTATACTGGAAGCCGGGGATGGAAATTTATGTTTCTCATGTTCGTCGAAAGCAGCTCCCTGCATTTGTTTTTCCAGATGGCTACAAACGTACTCGAATGCCGAGGCATATGAGCCATGCAGCCGAGAAAACGAGGGAATGTACCACAAAGTGCTACTCTGGATCTAGCTCTTCTGAAAGGTGCATCAAGAGGAAGAATAGCCATGAAATGGTGGATGTGAAGCCAGATAAACCAGAGAAGCGGACATCTGTTAGCCCACAGAGGCTAGAATGTGTTTCACCTGAAAGTTGTACTAGTAAATTGGACGGTACACCTCAAATAAGTATTGAGTGTATTGAAGGGGTTAGGCCAGATGGCTCAACAACGAAGGACGCCGACAGAAATTGTGAAATCAAGTCATCTCATAGACTCTTAGGAAGTGATACAATTATTGAAGTAGGTGACATGCAGATAAATGAAACATGTTTTGTTGACTCCACACATGATAGGCTGAAATCAAGGGATTTAGAAGTTCAGAATGAGGTAAGCCTGCTGAATCAGTGGAAGAACCTTCCCTTGGGAAGTTGATTGGTTCATGTGAAATTCCTTAATTAGAAGTTGGTGATCCATTTCAGAATGGAGTCAACGGGGACAAAGCTCTGGACCTGTCTTTTGTTTGCTTGGAAAGGGCAGAAACTACATCTTCAAAATGCTTGACAAACTGGGAAGAGAGTGCTGTTAAAATGGATCAACAACTAGACAAAGCTTGTAATTTCACAAGGGCTGAATGTTCAGATTATGCACCAAGTGCCAGCACCCAGAACCTCAATTGCGAGGTGAGTTTCTTTATTTGAGGACTTTTAGATTAGGAACTGTTGTGGATGGCAATGAAAAATACTGGGAAGTCTGAGAGATAGTGAGAATCAGCCCATACTTTGCAGGGTGATGTTTGTGTGGCTGATCCTGATCAGTTCTGAATAGAGTATTTCAAAATATGCTGGCTGAAGAAGTTTAAGGTTTTGAATTTTCTAATCTCTTTCTGTTTTCTCCGTGTGGTAAAACTGATCTATATTATAACAATACTATTCTCACAAAATTGTTTTATCAACACTCACAAGAATACTATATTTCAAGGGTTTTCAGAATACAAAACTGATTTGATTATTTCCCCCCTTTGTTATAGCTTGTTATCACTTGGCATATAGATTATATTAAATCAGAATATGGTCTGTCCCTTTTCTCTTCCTATCTTGTTGGGTCTTACTATGTTCAGCTGTTCTTACTTGGTATATTTCCCCCTTTTGCTTCAAGATAATTTGGCTATCAATTTCGTGGCAATTGAATTTCATAATCAATCTTCTGACCGGTGAATATGTGGTCGCAGGTCTTGCACCACTATACGTGCTATGTTTCCAGTAACTGTGCTTAACAACCTGACTTGTTTTGTGTATAGAGAGGCTCAGAGACCAGACCTTCCTTTTGTTTCATTTTAAAATTTATTTGATTGCTTTGTTGGATTCCTAACATTGTTCTTTCTATTTTCCATCTTGTGTATAGACTGATGTCAGACTCAGGAGTGTATAAATTAAAGATGGAGCTAGGTCAGATTTTTTGCACAAGCTTGTGAAAGGGATATTTTTCGACTTTTTTGAAGTGTAAATACTGTTTCTCTTTGGTTTTGGCTTTGTAGGAGGGTAGGAGGATAAGTTTGGGATGCATCACATGGAGGTGATTAATAGAAATTGCTGCAAAACTTTATGCTATATCAAGGGCTGTTGCTGTACTGAGATCGTAAGAACATATGGAGAGACTTTGGCTGGACATTGAGAATGGAAGCTAATCGGATTAAGGTTTTGGCGAGTGTTGCATGTACATGGATGAACAGCATGACGGAGATGCTTGGAGATGCGGCCACATCCTGTTGTGTATAAAACATGAGCTCATTTCATCGTTAGAGCTGTGAATCATCTCATAAAACTTGACATATTTGCATGCCTGAGGAATGGGAACTTTGTTGTTTGCTTGTGATGTGGATGAGATCCATACATCTTGTAATGTAAATGTAATCAAACAGTCTTTATGGCTAAGTGGTTTAGAAGAGAAAATGTTAAAAGAGATATTTCTGTTGGCATTCAATTTGGAAGTTTAGATGGTAGGAAAAATCAATTTGCCCATGGATTTTGCTGTTCTTTAAAATTTTCATATTTTGGTGGACAGAATGACAATGATCGTTGAAAATTCAAACCTACAATGTGAGTTCAGGTTTGAATCCAGAACATGGTGTCAACCTTTTTAATGCAAGAGATTTTATGGACAAACGGGTTGCCTAAATAAAGCTGTAATGTGAACGATAGGTTATATGCTAGATTTATGGTTTTTTATTGGAAGACAATCTTAAACTATGACAATAATATAATTTCATTTGAAGTCTGAAAAAGTTGCATTACATAATATTTCATAATACTGTGAGGAATACTATCGTTACACACTGTATAAGCAGCTTTCTTCATTTTCAATCACAGTCCTACCATCCTTGTAACTAGAAATGTAAGTTGTGTTGCCGAGAAGCGGAGTGATCTCAAATTCAGTTGCCACTCTTCTATGTGCAGAACTTGAAGAACAACACTGCTGAAGAACTTGCAAAATCTCCTTTGTTGAAGGCCTAGTGGATGGTGATGTACTTGTGCACATGAGACCTAATTTGAAGACGTTAGTCATCTCTGCTGCATAGTGTGTTTCTCTGATATCCTCATCAAAGGCATCAGGGATACATTTTCCTTCATCACAATGCCGCCATGCCCAATCAACCAGGCTGCATGCATTCTCACCTCCATAATTAGGCTCCCTTCCCGTCACAAGCTCTAGTAGTACAACTCCAAAGCTATACACATCGACTTTCTCATCAATCCTGGTAGAATATGCATATTCTGCAATACAAGCGAAGCCTTTGATCAGTTAAGTTCAATATGGACATAAAAAAGTTTTGCAGTTAAAATCAATAACCTGGTGGAATGTAGCCGAAAGACCCTGCTAGAACAGACATGGTGTATGGTTCCCCATTCTTTGCCAACATCTTGGCAAGCCCAAAATCTGCTATACTTGCCTTGAACTTAGAGTCAAGCAATATATTGCTCGATTTGACATCTCTGTGAATGATTGGCACTGAACATTCATGATGCATGTAACACAGGCCTTGTGCAGCACCGATGGCAATGTTCGACCTTTTAGGCCAACTCAACACCATTTGATTTTCAGTGTGTGAGCTCAACCCAGAGACTAATGTTTTCTTCTTTTTATGAAGCCATTTGTCCAAGCTATGATTTTCCATGTATTCATAAACAAGAAGTTTAGAGTTTTCACTTGAATAACAACACAAAAGCTTCACTATATTGGAATGCCTAATATTGCCTAGAATTTCAACCTCAGCCATGAATTCTTTATCCAGTTTGTCATCCACATCCTTGACATTCCAAATCTTCTTCACTGCAATGTACTCACCGGGACGAGTTGAAGCTACTCGGTAAACTTTTCCAAACCCTCCACTTCCTATGAGGTTATTATCTGTCAAGCTTGAGAAGATATTTATTTCTGTGAGATCAAACCTCTGGAATGATGTAAGCCTCCATGTTGAAAGCTTACGCCCACAGTGCTTTTTACCACAATGCTTTTTCAATGCGCAGAAGGCCAAAGAAGCCGTGGCCAGCAACACAGCAACGGTAACAACAAGAATCAGAGCAATGAGTTTTGATTTCAAAGACGAATGATTTCTGAAGTGTTGTGGTGTGGTTTTTGTCAAGCAGCTTGAAAGGTTGAAATTTTCATTATGAGCACATAGTTGAGGATTGTTCAAGAAACTGTTTTCATATGCAAGATTCTCAAACTGATCAGGGATGTTCCCCGTAAGCTTGTTGGAAGACAAGTTAAGAAAAATAAGCTTCAAATTCACAAGCTGAGGCGGGATTTCACCGGTTATGTTATTTTCAGATAAATCCAAGTAGTCAAGGCTAGGAAGAGAAGACAAAGCTACAGGTATTCGACCCGTAATTTTGTTTCTCGAGATATTTAGAGTATTAAGTGATCGCCATGATATTATTTCAGACGGAAGTGTTCCAGAGAGTTGATTACCATCAAGCACGAGAGTAATGAGCTGCGATAAACCCGTTAATTCCCTTGGAACCTCACCAGAAAACAAGTTGTTTCCTGCATCAAAAACTACCAAATTTAAAGCAG containing:
- the LOC127084051 gene encoding nuclear poly(A) polymerase 4 isoform X1, with product MAVSGSPVGGSTPPPPPPPPQEQANKLGFTKPISLAGPTTADLHRNAELEKFLVDSGLYESNEESASRQEVLRRLDQIVKSWVKLLTRQRGYTDQMVEDANAVIFTFGSYRLGVHGPGVDIDTLCIGPSYVNREDFFIILHNILAEMEEVTELQPVPDAHVPVMKFKFQGISIDLLYASISILVVPEELDISDGSILHDVDEQTVRSLNGCRVADQILKLVPNVEHFRTTLRCLKFWAKRRGVYSNVTGFLGGVNWAILVARVCQFYPNAIPSMLVSRFFRVYSQWRWPNPVMLCSIEENEPYLPIWDPRRNPRDRFHLMPIITPAYPCMNSSYNVSTSTLRVMMEQFQHGNKICDEIELNKSQWSALFKPYVFFEAYKNYLQVDIVALDADDLLLWRGWVESRLRQLTLKIERDTHGMLQCHPYPHEYADASKPCPHSAFFMGLQRKEGVRGQEGQQFDIRGTVDEFRQEISMYVYWKPGMEIYVSHVRRKQLPAFVFPDGYKRTRMPRHMSHAAEKTRECTTKCYSGSSSSERCIKRKNSHEMVDVKPDKPEKRTSVSPQRLECVSPESCTSKLDGTPQISIECIEGVRPDGSTTKDADRNCEIKSSHRLLGSDTIIEVGDMQINETCFVDSTHDRLKSRDLEVQNENGVNGDKALDLSFVCLERAETTSSKCLTNWEESAVKMDQQLDKACNFTRAECSDYAPSASTQNLNCEVLHHYTCYVSSNCA
- the LOC127084051 gene encoding nuclear poly(A) polymerase 4 isoform X3; the encoded protein is MAVSGSPVGGSTPPPPPPPPQEQANKLGFTKPISLAGPTTADLHRNAELEKFLVDSGLYESNEESASRQEVLRRLDQIVKSWVKLLTRQRGYTDQMVEDANAVIFTFGSYRLGVHGPGVDIDTLCIGPSYVNREDFFIILHNILAEMEEVTELQPVPDAHVPVMKFKFQGISIDLLYASISILVVPEELDISDGSILHDVDEQTVRSLNGCRVADQILKLVPNVEHFRTTLRCLKFWAKRRGVYSNVTGFLGGVNWAILVARVCQFYPNAIPSMLVSRFFRVYSQWRWPNPVMLCSIEENEPYLPIWDPRRNPRDRFHLMPIITPAYPCMNSSYNVSTSTLRVMMEQFQHGNKICDEIELNKSQWSALFKPYVFFEAYKNYLQVDIVALDADDLLLWRGWVESRLRQLTLKIERDTHGMLQCHPYPHEYADASKPCPHSAFFMGLQRKEGVRGQEGQQFDIRGTVDEFRQEISMYVYWKPGMEIYVSHVRRKQLPAFVFPDGYKRTRMPRHMSHAAEKTRECTTKCYSGSSSSERCIKRKNSHEMVDVKPDKPEKRTSVSPQRLECVSPESCTSKLDGTPQISIECIEGVRPDGSTTKDADRNCEIKSSHRLLGSDTIIEVGDMQINETCFVDSTHDRLKSRDLEVQNENGVNGDKALDLSFVCLERAETTSSKCLTNWEESAVKMDQQLDKACNFTRAECSDYAPSASTQNLNCETDVRLRSV
- the LOC127084051 gene encoding nuclear poly(A) polymerase 4 isoform X2 — its product is MAVSGSPVGGSTPPPPPPPPQEQANKLGFTKPISLAGPTTADLHRNAELEKFLVDSGLYESNEESASRQEVLRRLDQIVKSWVKLLTRQRGYTDQMVEDANAVIFTFGSYRLGVHGPGVDIDTLCIGPSYVNREDFFIILHNILAEMEEVTELQPVPDAHVPVMKFKFQGISIDLLYASISILVVPEELDISDGSILHDVDEQTVRSLNGCRVADQILKLVPNVEHFRTTLRCLKFWAKRRGVYSNVTGFLGGVNWAILVARVCQFYPNAIPSMLVSRFFRVYSQWRWPNPVMLCSIEENEPYLPIWDPRRNPRDRFHLMPIITPAYPCMNSSYNVSTSTLRVMMEQFQHGNKICDEIELNKSQWSALFKPYVFFEAYKNYLQVDIVALDADDLLLWRGWVESRLRQLTLKIERDTHGMLQCHPYPHEYADASKPCPHSAFFMGLQRKEGVRGQEGQQFDIRGTVDEFRQEISMYVYWKPGMEIYVSHVRRKQLPAFVFPDGYKRTRMPRHMSHAAEKTRECTTKCYSGSSSSERCIKRKNSHEMVDVKPDKPEKRTSVSPQRLECVSPESCTSKLDGTPQISIECIEGVRPDGSTTKDADRNCEIKSSHRLLGSDTIIEVGDMQINETCFVDSTHDRLKSRDLEVQNENGVNGDKALDLSFVCLERAETTSSKCLTNWEESAVKMDQQLDKACNFTRAECSDYAPSASTQNLNCEGDVCVADPDQF
- the LOC127084049 gene encoding receptor-like protein kinase 5, which produces MSELPFFMLKFPCYLFLLLTFIIPFKVISQPTSSEETILLTLKRQLGDPPSLQSWKPSPSSPCGWPEINCTGGSVTELLLPNKDITIQELPSTICNLKNLTKLDLSNNSIAGEFPTWMYNCSNLRYLDLSQNYFAGKISDDIGNLKTLTYLNLAGNSFTGDIPAGIGKLSNLQTLYLFQNNFNGTIPREIGDLSNLETLGLADNFLLKPMAIPFEFGKMKNLKFMWISKCNLIGTIPESFMNLTNLEHLDLSTNNLTGNIPRSLFSLKKLTYLYLYLNRFIGVIPDSVQALNLTEIDLSMNNLTGSIPKAFGKLQNLTVLQLFSNQLSGEIPSSLGLIPSLRKFKVFENKLNGTVPSEFGRYSKLVIFEVGENQLIGGLPEHLCEGGVLLGVTAFLNNLSGNLPNWFENCVSLTTVKLYSNRFSGEVPLGLWSLTKLSTLMLSDNLFSGELPSKLSWNMSRLEIRNNNFSGQISLGVSSALNLVVFDAGNNLFSGEVPRELTGLSQLITLVLDGNQLSGTLPSEIISWRSLNTLNISRNKITGRIPVALSSLPSLDYLDLSENNITGEIPPQLVNLKLIFLNLSSNKLTGNIPDQFENLAYENSFLNNPQLCAHNENFNLSSCLTKTTPQHFRNHSSLKSKLIALILVVTVAVLLATASLAFCALKKHCGKKHCGRKLSTWRLTSFQRFDLTEINIFSSLTDNNLIGSGGFGKVYRVASTRPGEYIAVKKIWNVKDVDDKLDKEFMAEVEILGNIRHSNIVKLLCCYSSENSKLLVYEYMENHSLDKWLHKKKKTLVSGLSSHTENQMVLSWPKRSNIAIGAAQGLCYMHHECSVPIIHRDVKSSNILLDSKFKASIADFGLAKMLAKNGEPYTMSVLAGSFGYIPPEYAYSTRIDEKVDVYSFGVVLLELVTGREPNYGGENACSLVDWAWRHCDEGKCIPDAFDEDIRETHYAAEMTNVFKLGLMCTSTSPSTRPSTKEILQVLQQCCSSSSAHRRVATEFEITPLLGNTTYISSYKDGRTVIENEESCLYSV